GGCCGACGAAGGCATGAGAGAGACTGCTATTAAGTATCTAGAAAAAGAATCTGCACTACTTTGCTCGCTAGAGCACCCACACATAGCACGTGTCCAGGACTGTTTTGTAGAGGATGATCGCCACTATCTCTTGCTTGAATACATAACGGGTCAGGACTTACGCCAATTTATCAAACAAAACGGCGCACAGGATCAAGTCAAAGTGCTGGATTGGGCACTCAAACTGGCCGATATCCTGGTCTATCTCCATGGACAAAATCCACCTATCATTCACCGCGACCTGACTCCAGACAATATCGTGCTTAAAAACGATGGCGAGATTGTCTTGATAGACTTTGGCGCTGCCAATGAATTTCTCGGCACAGCTACCGGTACGCTGATAGGTAAACAGGCTTATATAGCACCAGAGCAACTGCGTGGCAAAGCCAACAAAGCAAGCGATCTCTATAGTTTTGGTGGCACTATCTATTATCTACTTACAGGCAAAGAGCCTGTGCCACTGTCTATTTCGCATCCCAAATCTGCCAACCCGGATATCAATGAGGAGCTGGATAAACTGGTAAGTGATCTCAGCGCCTTTGAAGAATCAGAGAGACTGGCAGATGCAGTGGAGCTAAAAACTAGACTGACTGCGATTAAAGAACAACTCGTGGACAAGGCCGGTGTCCATGGATAAATTTGCCAATAGCGAAAAAGAAATGGTCAAAACAAAATTTGTTGTTGACGAAAAAATCATAGTTGAATCAGAATCGACGAATGAAAGTTCACAAGCTAGTGACAATACAAACATCAAAGAGACAACTGATGATGCTCAAAAGTCAGAACTATCCGCATCATCGACACCAGAAAAGGCTTTTGCTGAATCGGATCAAGAATACTTAGAGTCAATAGAAAATATTGAGAGGGCGGAAGCACCAACTACAGACGTATTTGCATCCGCCATAACTAAGCACGCTCTGCTTATTTTTGGAATTATAATTGTTGGTTTTTGCCTGTTTCAAATTGCACCTGCCTATCGTCTGCTTGCTAGTGCCTGTGCGTCCATTCCGATGATAGTTGGTATGGTCTTTGCTAGCTTGTGGGCTAACAAAACTGAAGACCGACTGGATGGGCTAGCTGCCACAAGTGGCAAGATGCGCCTGCTCAATCGCATTGGTGCTCTCAGCCCGATAGCTATTTTGTGGCTTTCTTCACTTACCCTTAAAATTTGCCAAAGCATTGATCCCGAATGGTACATGCACCAGACCAATGCGCTCTACCCACTATTGACGGCATTGGCGCTGGGGCCAATGTTGCTGTTTTTATTGCAAATACCATTGAGATTGCTCTGGTTGTTTAGATATCCTAGAAAGATAAGCAAAGCACTCAAAGAGCAAAACGTTTTAAACCC
Above is a window of Candidatus Obscuribacter sp. DNA encoding:
- a CDS encoding serine/threonine protein kinase translates to MAPFVLGCLITYFMREADKVASLPFYVVAGSLMLPLVVVVAGFMLTAVCEDDRLYVTTDGISFQPWYQLAMKGRRRRTWDELASVSLVDDDIQMVFKDGAAVALSTTSMSPQDLEQFLMAIEAFAKGAQRDAALTSFQSNLQNTNKGITGVSYTELWDDELSRRFHSTSFVPLEPDTTLRNGSIKIVRQLAFGGFSAIYLAQKDGLDLVVLKEAVVPKSADEGMRETAIKYLEKESALLCSLEHPHIARVQDCFVEDDRHYLLLEYITGQDLRQFIKQNGAQDQVKVLDWALKLADILVYLHGQNPPIIHRDLTPDNIVLKNDGEIVLIDFGAANEFLGTATGTLIGKQAYIAPEQLRGKANKASDLYSFGGTIYYLLTGKEPVPLSISHPKSANPDINEELDKLVSDLSAFEESERLADAVELKTRLTAIKEQLVDKAGVHG